The Arachis ipaensis cultivar K30076 chromosome B07, Araip1.1, whole genome shotgun sequence genome includes a window with the following:
- the LOC107608165 gene encoding uncharacterized protein LOC107608165 isoform X1: protein MVGVTLLMIFSLLLLLLAGSLSLLWPSFAAGGRSKFIGNLVADADHTIQQAMVHQVLLDGPITKRLMDEEEVNIIHERVLRANTRDYGSYNPAPKLSKPRSKRIPN, encoded by the exons ATGGTGGGTGTCACGCTTCTCATGATATTCAgcctcctcctcctcctactTGCTGGATCACTGTCACTTTTATGGCCTTCTTTTGCTGCAG GTGGACGATCAAAGTTTATCGGTAACTTGGTAGCGGATGCGGATCATACAATACAACAAGCGATGGTGCACCAAGTATTATTA GATGGACCGATAACGAAGCGACTGATGGATGAAGAAGAAGTAAACATAATCCACGAAAGGGTTCTAAGGGCAAATACAAGAGATTATGGAAGCTATAACCCAGCCCCAAAACTTTCTAAGCCTCGTTCCAAGCGCATTCCAAACTAA
- the LOC107608165 gene encoding protein CASPARIAN STRIP INTEGRITY FACTOR 1 isoform X2 has translation MVGVTLLMIFSLLLLLLAGSLSLLWPSFAAGGRSKFIGNLVADADHTIQQAMVHQDGPITKRLMDEEEVNIIHERVLRANTRDYGSYNPAPKLSKPRSKRIPN, from the exons ATGGTGGGTGTCACGCTTCTCATGATATTCAgcctcctcctcctcctactTGCTGGATCACTGTCACTTTTATGGCCTTCTTTTGCTGCAG GTGGACGATCAAAGTTTATCGGTAACTTGGTAGCGGATGCGGATCATACAATACAACAAGCGATGGTGCACCAA GATGGACCGATAACGAAGCGACTGATGGATGAAGAAGAAGTAAACATAATCCACGAAAGGGTTCTAAGGGCAAATACAAGAGATTATGGAAGCTATAACCCAGCCCCAAAACTTTCTAAGCCTCGTTCCAAGCGCATTCCAAACTAA